A single genomic interval of Flavobacteriales bacterium harbors:
- a CDS encoding transposase has translation MKKSRFTEAQIVGMLREHEAGKKVADLCREHGVSQPTFYQWKAKYSGLDANQLKEFKELKAKYARLEKMYTEAQMDRQVLKEIIEGKL, from the coding sequence ATGAAGAAGAGCAGATTCACCGAGGCGCAGATCGTTGGGATGCTGCGCGAGCATGAGGCGGGCAAGAAGGTGGCGGACCTGTGCCGGGAGCACGGTGTGAGCCAGCCCACGTTCTACCAGTGGAAGGCCAAGTACAGCGGCCTGGACGCCAACCAGCTCAAGGAGTTCAAGGAGCTGAAGGCCAAGTATGCCCGGCTGGAGAAGATGTACACTGAGGCGCAGATGGACCGCCAAGTGCTCAAGGAGATCATCGAGGGAAAGTTGTAG
- a CDS encoding IS3 family transposase produces the protein MRRLVEQRQYSERRACKLLDLSASVYRYVPKEKNDAEVIEHMMRVAESEAQWGFSLIRIHMRNEGCKANKKRLHRIYKECKLPQRKRTKRRVPERVKDPIVLPIGPNITWSMDFMHDALSTGRKYRTFNVMDDFNREALCIAVDTSLPAPRVIRELEQLIEWRGKPERLRMDNGPEFIAQAMKEWAAAKEIEFAYIQPGRPMQNGLIERFNRTYRTEVLDAWIFESLEQVRQMSQEWMWRYNHVRPHGSLLRLSPRAFLLKCGQLPAHYTGSRAEFPTVQQDIHNTTTPRSTFTMHCA, from the coding sequence GTGCGCCGACTGGTCGAACAGCGCCAGTACAGCGAACGCCGGGCCTGCAAGCTGTTGGACTTGAGCGCGAGCGTGTACCGCTACGTGCCCAAGGAGAAGAACGATGCGGAGGTGATCGAACACATGATGCGGGTGGCGGAGAGCGAGGCGCAGTGGGGCTTCTCGTTGATACGGATCCACATGCGCAACGAGGGCTGCAAGGCCAACAAGAAGCGTCTGCATCGGATCTACAAGGAGTGCAAGTTGCCCCAGCGCAAACGCACCAAGCGCCGTGTCCCCGAGCGGGTGAAGGACCCGATCGTGCTGCCCATCGGGCCGAACATTACCTGGAGCATGGACTTCATGCACGATGCGCTGTCCACCGGCCGCAAGTACAGGACCTTCAACGTGATGGACGACTTCAACCGGGAGGCCTTGTGCATCGCGGTGGACACATCCCTGCCAGCCCCTCGGGTGATCAGGGAGCTCGAACAACTCATCGAGTGGCGCGGCAAGCCCGAACGCCTGCGCATGGACAACGGGCCGGAGTTCATCGCGCAGGCCATGAAGGAATGGGCTGCGGCCAAGGAGATCGAGTTCGCCTATATCCAGCCTGGCAGGCCCATGCAGAACGGCCTGATCGAGCGCTTCAACAGGACATACCGGACAGAAGTGCTGGATGCCTGGATCTTCGAGTCCCTCGAACAGGTCCGGCAAATGTCCCAGGAGTGGATGTGGCGCTACAACCATGTGCGCCCGCACGGTTCGCTGCTCCGCCTCTCGCCCCGTGCGTTCCTGTTGAAATGTGGACAACTCCCTGCCCACTACACAGGCTCACGCGCGGAGTTCCCCACAGTTCAACAGGACATCCACAACACCACCACACCTAGAAGTACCTTTACAATGCACTGCGCCTAA
- a CDS encoding class I SAM-dependent methyltransferase: MSQRRGNPFFSWSFLRMMLGMPQLLKTWQVGDGREEKLAQKVLSTARKGDARDVIRVIDEFAWGESFLMNVGDEKGAILDAALANAAPRLILEIGTYCGYSALRMALAAPQARIVSLEFNAANKHVADRILAQAGVNDRVTVVHGVLGDEGKTVAALKHTFGFGPGSLEFAFIDHDKKHYMPDLMRIVQEGWLRKGSVVVADNVGFPGVPDYEAYMKSEEGKTWRTVTHNTLVEYQTTIKDRVLVSTYQGAA, encoded by the coding sequence ATGTCACAACGCCGAGGCAATCCATTCTTCAGTTGGTCCTTCCTGCGCATGATGCTGGGCATGCCCCAACTGCTCAAGACCTGGCAGGTGGGCGATGGCCGGGAAGAGAAGCTGGCGCAGAAGGTGCTGTCCACCGCGCGCAAAGGCGATGCCCGTGATGTCATCCGCGTGATCGATGAATTCGCCTGGGGTGAGAGCTTTCTGATGAACGTGGGCGATGAGAAGGGCGCCATCCTTGATGCTGCACTGGCCAACGCGGCGCCCAGGCTCATCCTGGAGATCGGCACCTATTGCGGATACAGCGCGCTACGCATGGCCCTGGCCGCGCCGCAGGCGCGCATCGTATCCCTCGAGTTCAATGCGGCGAACAAGCATGTGGCAGACCGCATACTCGCGCAGGCAGGTGTCAATGATCGGGTCACCGTGGTGCATGGCGTGCTTGGTGACGAGGGCAAGACCGTCGCAGCGCTGAAGCACACGTTCGGTTTCGGCCCCGGCAGCCTCGAGTTCGCATTCATCGACCACGACAAGAAGCACTACATGCCCGACCTCATGCGCATCGTGCAGGAAGGATGGCTGCGCAAAGGCTCCGTGGTGGTGGCGGACAATGTGGGCTTCCCCGGCGTGCCGGACTACGAGGCCTACATGAAGAGCGAGGAAGGCAAGACCTGGCGCACCGTCACGCACAACACCCTTGTGGAGTACCAGACCACGATCAAGGACCGGGTGCTGGTATCCACTTACCAGGGTGCTGCGTGA
- a CDS encoding GNAT family N-acetyltransferase yields the protein MIDYRIEPTLSVEEFREVLVNSTLGERRPVDDHATLSKMVQHANLIVTARENGLLVGIARSLTDFDYCTYLSDLAVHRDHQRTGIGRELIRRTKEAAPKARLILLSAPKAEAYYPKIGLTQWPQCYVLDRVEDLQ from the coding sequence ATGATCGACTATCGCATTGAACCAACCCTGTCCGTGGAGGAGTTCCGGGAGGTCCTGGTGAACTCCACCCTCGGAGAACGAAGACCGGTGGACGATCACGCGACCCTCTCCAAGATGGTCCAACACGCCAACCTGATCGTGACCGCTCGTGAGAACGGGCTCCTGGTCGGCATTGCCCGCTCATTGACCGACTTCGACTACTGCACCTACCTGTCCGACCTGGCCGTCCATCGCGATCACCAGCGGACCGGGATCGGGAGGGAGCTGATCAGACGCACCAAGGAAGCCGCCCCCAAGGCCAGGCTCATCCTGCTCTCCGCCCCCAAGGCGGAGGCCTACTACCCCAAGATCGGCCTGACGCAATGGCCGCAGTGTTACGTGCTCGACCGGGTCGAGGACCTCCAATGA
- a CDS encoding clan AA aspartic protease: MRLPSIIITTFLVLVASAQEALVELPMTRRSKLLFIAVYLNDDPVPLNVLFDSGAGVTVVDDRVARERGLLLTDSLSIGTSGRPVQAAHSPNNSLRLGERFALDSVELFLMDLGHLSAHYKVPIDAILGVDLLSRAVVCTDLDAMRMRVHDARTYVHSGGTAGITATELDSGTYGFPMQVVPDGRKDPVEVMVKLDTGADNHLTFYNHAVVAHGLMRPGKRYRGTSGFGAEPTVTHNRHGKLASAGVQGRSWRNVPVVYQVDPVNAASRHACDGLIGQGLLNEFTITYHFPAGLVYLEPRR; encoded by the coding sequence GTGCGCCTCCCGTCCATCATCATCACCACGTTCCTCGTCCTCGTCGCAAGCGCGCAGGAGGCGTTGGTGGAGCTGCCGATGACCAGGCGCAGCAAGCTCCTCTTCATCGCGGTGTACCTGAACGATGATCCGGTGCCCTTGAACGTGCTCTTCGATTCGGGCGCGGGCGTGACGGTGGTGGACGATCGGGTGGCACGGGAGCGCGGGCTGCTGCTGACGGACTCGCTCTCCATCGGCACTTCGGGGAGGCCTGTGCAGGCGGCACACAGTCCGAACAACAGCCTTCGCCTGGGCGAACGTTTCGCGTTGGACAGCGTGGAGCTTTTCCTGATGGACCTTGGGCATCTGAGCGCACACTACAAGGTCCCGATCGATGCGATCCTGGGTGTGGACCTGCTGAGCCGCGCCGTGGTGTGTACGGACCTGGATGCGATGCGCATGCGCGTCCACGACGCGCGTACCTATGTGCACAGCGGCGGCACCGCAGGCATCACGGCCACCGAACTCGACTCGGGTACCTACGGCTTCCCGATGCAGGTGGTGCCCGATGGGCGGAAGGACCCCGTAGAGGTGATGGTGAAGCTGGACACCGGAGCGGACAACCACCTCACCTTCTACAACCACGCGGTGGTGGCGCACGGGCTGATGCGTCCCGGCAAGCGGTATCGGGGCACGTCCGGTTTCGGTGCGGAGCCCACCGTCACGCACAACCGCCATGGCAAGCTGGCCAGTGCCGGCGTGCAAGGCCGTAGCTGGCGGAATGTGCCCGTGGTGTACCAGGTGGATCCGGTGAACGCGGCTTCACGACATGCCTGCGACGGTCTCATCGGCCAGGGGCTGCTGAACGAATTCACCATCACCTACCACTTCCCGGCGGGCCTGGTGTACCTGGAGCCGAGGAGGTGA
- a CDS encoding GNAT family N-acetyltransferase produces MTLTYRTGTLADAAALHALGLRSYGQYRSALTPANWEKFHAFMAAPDTYAQLIRTSTCFVCERDTEIVGMAFLLPNGRPMDLFDAAWSYIRMVGVDPEYTGNGIAKRLTTMCIDHAHRTGERYIALHTSEFMDAARHIYEGFGFKVVRSLTRYDKQYWIYLLDLNTDRNDRLSH; encoded by the coding sequence ATGACGCTGACCTACCGGACGGGCACTCTTGCCGATGCCGCGGCCTTGCACGCGTTGGGGCTCCGATCCTATGGACAGTACCGGTCCGCCTTAACGCCGGCCAATTGGGAGAAGTTCCATGCGTTCATGGCCGCTCCGGACACGTACGCGCAGTTGATCCGTACCTCGACGTGTTTTGTGTGCGAACGTGACACGGAGATCGTCGGCATGGCCTTTCTGCTGCCGAACGGTCGGCCCATGGACCTGTTCGATGCCGCATGGAGCTACATCCGCATGGTGGGCGTGGACCCGGAATACACCGGGAACGGGATCGCCAAACGCCTGACCACGATGTGCATCGACCACGCGCACCGCACCGGGGAGCGATACATCGCCTTGCACACCTCGGAATTCATGGATGCCGCCCGGCACATCTACGAAGGCTTCGGGTTCAAGGTCGTCCGCAGCCTCACGCGGTACGACAAGCAATACTGGATCTACCTGTTGGACCTGAACACGGATCGGAATGATCGACTATCGCATTGA
- a CDS encoding type II toxin-antitoxin system HicA family toxin — protein MSKLPIVDARTFERILLKWGFVVVRQKGSHVFYRHADGRYTTLPHHKGQDISRPLIRKILNEIQMTPDALVAALND, from the coding sequence ATGAGCAAACTGCCCATCGTGGATGCGCGGACCTTCGAACGCATCTTGCTCAAGTGGGGCTTCGTGGTGGTGCGACAGAAAGGAAGCCATGTCTTCTACCGGCACGCGGATGGGCGCTACACCACGCTCCCACATCATAAGGGTCAGGACATCAGCCGTCCTTTGATCCGCAAGATCCTCAACGAGATCCAGATGACGCCCGATGCCCTCGTGGCGGCGTTGAACGATTGA
- a CDS encoding DUF4287 domain-containing protein, which produces MAAELDAATRSMIANLQEKTGKSLEEWMALLASKGFAKHGERVSFLKNEHGLGHGYANLVALMLSKSAASTMDDRGSLVDAQYKGAKAALRPIHDALAHALMGFGKDVELLPMKAYVSVRRKKQFAILQPSTADRFDVGINLKGTGPKGRLEASGSFNTMVSHRVRIAHVREVDKELIGWLREAYERAG; this is translated from the coding sequence ATGGCCGCTGAACTCGACGCTGCCACGCGCAGCATGATCGCCAATCTGCAGGAGAAGACCGGGAAGAGCCTCGAGGAGTGGATGGCACTCCTCGCCTCCAAGGGCTTCGCGAAGCACGGGGAGCGCGTGAGCTTCCTGAAGAACGAGCATGGGCTGGGTCACGGGTACGCCAACCTGGTGGCACTGATGCTCAGCAAGAGCGCAGCCTCCACCATGGACGACCGGGGATCACTGGTGGATGCACAGTACAAGGGTGCCAAGGCCGCGCTGCGTCCGATCCACGATGCGCTCGCGCACGCCCTGATGGGATTCGGCAAGGATGTGGAACTGCTGCCGATGAAGGCTTACGTGAGCGTGCGCCGCAAGAAGCAGTTCGCCATCCTGCAGCCCAGCACGGCCGACCGCTTCGACGTGGGCATCAACCTGAAGGGCACCGGACCGAAGGGCCGGTTGGAGGCCAGCGGCAGCTTCAACACGATGGTGAGCCACCGCGTGCGCATCGCCCATGTCAGGGAGGTGGACAAGGAGCTGATCGGCTGGCTGCGCGAAGCGTACGAGCGCGCCGGATGA
- a CDS encoding n-acetylglutamate synthase, giving the protein MINYDGRVFRPISNTDNGETSDETVFLYRQVGHILTSAYSGGRIQQGHLIGLVDEEGRIDMRYHQVNDRGELMTGICRSTPEVLPNGKIRLHESWEWTSGDRTKGASVLEEQ; this is encoded by the coding sequence ATGATCAACTATGATGGAAGGGTCTTCCGGCCCATCTCGAACACGGACAACGGCGAGACCTCGGACGAAACGGTCTTCCTGTATCGTCAGGTCGGCCACATCCTCACCTCCGCCTATTCCGGCGGCAGGATCCAACAGGGGCACCTGATCGGTCTCGTGGACGAAGAGGGCCGCATCGACATGCGGTACCACCAGGTCAACGACCGCGGCGAACTGATGACCGGCATCTGCCGGTCCACGCCCGAAGTACTCCCCAACGGAAAGATCCGCCTGCACGAATCGTGGGAATGGACCTCGGGGGACCGCACGAAAGGGGCGTCGGTTCTCGAGGAACAATGA
- a CDS encoding type II toxin-antitoxin system HicB family antitoxin translates to MRNIQLTAHIERDPETGLYIGMVPSIPGAHTQARSLDELQTNLKEVVELCFEEMTKEEIEALPEFVGLQSFSIAV, encoded by the coding sequence ATGCGCAACATCCAACTCACGGCACACATCGAGCGCGATCCCGAGACAGGGCTCTACATCGGCATGGTGCCCAGCATCCCGGGTGCGCACACCCAGGCCAGAAGCTTGGATGAACTGCAAACGAACCTGAAGGAGGTGGTGGAACTGTGCTTCGAGGAGATGACCAAGGAAGAGATCGAAGCACTGCCCGAGTTCGTCGGCCTGCAATCGTTCTCCATCGCGGTATGA